The DNA segment ACGCGGTAAACGCATCCATAAAAAATAACATGACAGCAATAATCAGTACGCCTCGTAACGTACCAAATACAATGCCAAGTACTCTATCCGTTCCCGATAAACCGGTTTTGACAACCAATTGGCTTATCACATAGTTCAGTAAAGCACCGACAATCAAAGTCGCAACAAACAAAGCCCCTAAGGCTGCCCCATTACGAGCCATGTCATTTTCAATATTGGTAAAGTAAGCGGCTAGCTTTAGGTAATATTGGGTCGAAATATAAAACGCCCCACACCAAATCACTAATGACAATGCTTCTTTTACAAAACCGCGAACTAAGCTGATCAAAGCGGAAAAGCCGATCACCCCTAAAATGACAAAATCTATCCAAATCATAAAATTTACATCTTAAGTTGGCGCGCATTTTAACAGAAAAATACGCGACGCAAACGTTTTCTTCTTAATTAAGTGGCTTAAAAGTCTGCAATTGACCTTTTAGACCGGTAATTTCTTGTAGCTTATCAATTTGTTGTTCCATTTTTTCTTTCGAAACATCAGGACCAACAATCACTCGAGATAATCTACCATCTTGTTTTAGGTGTGCTTGAAATCCACGTTTTTGTAAATCGGCCACCAACTTTTGAGCATTTTCTTTATTACTAAGAGCTGCCAGTTGAATAATCCATGCGCTGTCTGCATATTGGTTCGTTTCCCTTTTCGGGGCTGGCTTCTCAGCGACTGCCTGAGGTTTAGGCTCTGGCTTCGCTTCTGGCTTAACAGCGGGCTGTGGTGCTGTCTGCGAAATATTCGTTGTCTGCGAAACCGCTGGCTCTGATTCTACCGTTGCACTCACAGGCTCATCAGGCAAAGCCACATCCAACTCAACCGGCTGTTTCACTTCGGCCACTGAACCACTCTGCTCAACCTCATCGGTCGGCTTAATGGGAATCGCAGCAAACTCTTCTTTGTAATGTTCTTTCTGACCATCAAATACATCCGGTAATACGATCACACCTATTGCGACCAGAATGACCGTACCAATCAAACGGCTTTGAAATTTACTCGCCATTTTGACTCCCTTTATTCATTTTTTGCCAATAATCTAAAACTTCACCTACAGTGTGGAAAGAACCTACCACAAGCACAACATCGTCTTTTTGAGCTTGATCGTATGCTGCTTGAAATGCCTCCACCGGTTGGTCGAATTGTCCTTCAGCCTCACCAATATGAACCAAGAGTTCCTCGACCTTTGCCGCTCGTGGACCATGCAAAGAAGCAGGATACCAATGTGTAACAACAGGTGATAACACCGCTAAGGTAGAAGCGATGTCTTTATCATGCAACATAGCAACCACCGTGCGAATCGTTTTTCCTGCAAATTTTGTCTGCAATTGATGAGCGAGATACTCTGCTGAATGAGGATTATGCGCGACATCCAGTAAAACCAAGGGCTGTTCAACAAGCACTTGCATACGGCCAGCAAGTTTAACGTTGCGTAAGCCATTAACAATATTAATGTCACTTAACGCTAAACCAGAGGTGCTTAACGCCATCAATGCGGTCGCTGCATTAGCAAGCGGTAAAGATGGGATAGGCAGATCAACAAGATCAAAACCGCCAGACTGCCAACGCCACTGTTGATGAGTTTCATCCGTCACTTGATATTGAAATTGTTGTCCAACTTGAAAAAATTCTGCGCCGATATCATCGGCATGTGCTGCAACAGTATGTGGCGCTTTAGGTTGGCCACAAATCGCCGGTTTTCCAGAACGGAAGATACCCGCTTTCTCAAACCCAATGACATTAATATCACTACCAAGCCAGTCAACATGGTCTATAGCCAAACTGGTAATAACTGAAACATCGTGATCCACTACATTGGTCGCATCTAAACGGCCACCCAAGCCTACTTCCAACAAAACCACATCAACTTGTTCTACTTGGAAAATGCGCAACGCTGATAAGGTACCGAATTCAAAAAAGCTGAGGCTAATGTCTTTACGCACTTTTTCAACAAAATCAAAAGATTCGCATAATTGTTGATCAGATACATTAACGCCATTGATTCTAACGCGTTCGTTATATTCGATAAGATGAGGAGAGCTATAAACCCCTACCGTAAAGCCAGCATCGAGGAGAATGGCTTCCATTAAGGCGCAAGTTGAACCTTTACCATTTGTCCCGGCGACGGTAATCACTTTGGGTGCGGGTTTTGTTAGTTGGGCAGATTGAGCGACTTGGCTCACTCGATCCAGGCCAAGATCGATGGCGCTGGTATGAATGTTTTCTAAATAATGAAGCCACATCGACAAAGGTGATGTGGCTTCAGGAGAATGTTGTTTGCTCATGAAAGGCTAAACTCATTATATCTTTACATCAGTGAGCGATAAGATAGCATGTATCTGCGGCATTATCGTCATAATAACGCCGCGATTATCAAACTTTAATGAGA comes from the Vibrio gangliei genome and includes:
- the folC gene encoding bifunctional tetrahydrofolate synthase/dihydrofolate synthase, giving the protein MSKQHSPEATSPLSMWLHYLENIHTSAIDLGLDRVSQVAQSAQLTKPAPKVITVAGTNGKGSTCALMEAILLDAGFTVGVYSSPHLIEYNERVRINGVNVSDQQLCESFDFVEKVRKDISLSFFEFGTLSALRIFQVEQVDVVLLEVGLGGRLDATNVVDHDVSVITSLAIDHVDWLGSDINVIGFEKAGIFRSGKPAICGQPKAPHTVAAHADDIGAEFFQVGQQFQYQVTDETHQQWRWQSGGFDLVDLPIPSLPLANAATALMALSTSGLALSDINIVNGLRNVKLAGRMQVLVEQPLVLLDVAHNPHSAEYLAHQLQTKFAGKTIRTVVAMLHDKDIASTLAVLSPVVTHWYPASLHGPRAAKVEELLVHIGEAEGQFDQPVEAFQAAYDQAQKDDVVLVVGSFHTVGEVLDYWQKMNKGSQNGE
- a CDS encoding SPOR domain-containing protein, with the translated sequence MASKFQSRLIGTVILVAIGVIVLPDVFDGQKEHYKEEFAAIPIKPTDEVEQSGSVAEVKQPVELDVALPDEPVSATVESEPAVSQTTNISQTAPQPAVKPEAKPEPKPQAVAEKPAPKRETNQYADSAWIIQLAALSNKENAQKLVADLQKRGFQAHLKQDGRLSRVIVGPDVSKEKMEQQIDKLQEITGLKGQLQTFKPLN
- a CDS encoding CvpA family protein, whose amino-acid sequence is MIWIDFVILGVIGFSALISLVRGFVKEALSLVIWCGAFYISTQYYLKLAAYFTNIENDMARNGAALGALFVATLIVGALLNYVISQLVVKTGLSGTDRVLGIVFGTLRGVLIIAVMLFFMDAFTAFPSSDWWKASQLIPHFKVIIAPFFDHIKQTSSFLSGAPL